The DNA window ATCCACCAAAGCGACGATTGCGGGGTATTTGTGCTTGTATTTCAATGGCTTTGTGCCGTTCAATAGCCTCTTCATGCTTTTTCTGATCCATAAGGCAAAGCCTAGGCTATTGATTAAAAGTGCGAGGATGATCAGGATAGTGGCGATCACCACCAACGCGTCGTTCCGTCCGGCGCTTGACGTGGACAAGAGAGAGATGATGACCATCATGCCTATAAAAAGAACCAACCACGCTATCCCTGCTATCAACAGGCTCTTACGCGCATGTTTTGACGCTTTATCGTGTTTATCGCGGCAGCTCATGCACCTCGGCACTTCCACATGGATATACTCCCATTGTCTCTGCAACCCGCTCGCCCCGAAGCTTCTTTCCTTTATTATTCTTTCTAGTCGAACCGGGATCGCAGACCCCTTGTGGGCACCCATCTTCTCGCAGAACCAGCAGGTTTCAAGCCCTTGATGCGACACCGCTCACCCCCCTGTCATCACGAGAGACATAATCTACTTAATAAGCATAAACAAGAAGAAGAGGGGCGTCAATTTCATCGCGGCGCGGCAGCCGGCCCGAAGGTGGAACTACAGGACCGGCGGTAACGCTACCCACCCGCCATCTCCCCGGACGCGGCCTTGATGGGATATGTCGCCGTTGGCGCCGTTGTGTACCGGGCGGGTTCCTCAAGGGAAGGGGCGGCGTCATCGATGTTAAGATATGGGTGCGGAAAGGCGGGGGAGCGTAAGGCAGGAGCAAGCACGCGAGGAATGGGAGCAAGGCTGTGGCGAAGGATTATGACGTGGTCATCGTGGGGGCGGGCCCGGCGGGCATCTTCGCCGCCCTGGAGCTGGTGAAGCGGGACGGCATGCGCGTGCTCATGCTGGAGAAGGGGCCGGATATAGAGAAGCGGGAGTGTCCCGCCCGGGTAGGGAAGTGCCGCAAGTGCGAGACCTGCGCCATCACCAGCGGCTGGGGAGGCGCCGGCGCCTTCAGCGACGGTAAGCTGTCCCTCTCTCCCGAGGTGGGGGGTTGGCTGCAGGAGTACGTGGGCACGCGCATGCTGCGCGACTTGATCGAGCGCGTTGACCAGCTCTACCTGGAGTTCGGCGCCCCGGAAAGGGTTTACGGCGAGGAAGGGGACAAGGTGGAGGCCTGGAGGAGGAAAGCGGTGCTCTCCAACCTCATCCTCACCCCCTGCCCTTTCCGCCATATGGGGACGGAACGCTGCCGGGACCTCCTGATGGCCATGCACGATTTCCTCCGGGACAAGGTGGAGGTGCGGACGGAGAGCCACGTGGAGTCCGTGCTCGTCTCCGGCCGCAAAGTGGCCGGGGTCCGGCTTACCACCGGCGAGGAGGTAAAGGCGCCCTTCGTCGTCGTGGCCCCGGGGAGGGAAGGGGCGGACTGGCTGGTGGGCGAGATGGGCAGGCTGGGGGTGCCGGTGCAGAACAACCAGGTGGACATCGGCCTGCGGGTGGAGGTCCCGGCGCCGGTCCTCGAGCCCCTCACCGACGACCTCTACGAGCCCAAGCTCCATTACTTCTCCCGCCGTTTCGAGGACCGCGTGCGCGTCTTCTGCATGAACCCCCACGGGCAGGTATGCGTGGAGCGTTACGGCGACGTGCTCACCGTGAACGGCCACAGCTACGCGGAGCGGCGCACGGAGAACTCCAACTTCGCGCTGCTGGTGAGCACCACCTTCACCGAGCCCTTCCGCGAGCCCATATCCTACGGCAAGTACATCGCCCGCCTGGCCAACCTGCTGGGGGAGGGGATACTCGTGCAGAGGCTGGGGGACCTCCTCGCGGGCAGGCGCTCCACGGCGCGGCGCATCGCGCGGTCCACGGTGCGTCCCACGCTCGAGGACGCCACGCCCGGCGACCTCAGCTTCGCCCTTCCCTACCGCTATATAAGCGACATCCTGGAGATGCTGGAAGCCCTTGACAGCCTGTGCCCCGGGCTGAATTCACGCGACACCCTCCTCTACGGGGTGGAGGTGAAGTTCTACTCCTCCCGGCCCAGCCTGGGGAAGGACCTCCAGTCGGACATCAATGGCCTCTATGCGGTGGGGGACGGCGCGGGCATCACCCGCGGGCTGGTGCAGGCGTCGGCCTCGGGCATCATCGCCGCCCGCTCCATCCTCGGACAGGGCGGGTAAGCACATGGGGCGCCCGGTGTGCACGCGCGCCTTCACGGGATCGCCGCCTTCACCCGAAAGACTCCCGGAGGTTCGAGGACACACCGGAGCGACCGCACCGTTTTTTTGCGCCGTCTCCTGGCGTCGCGGCTGTAATTTTCTGGTATGATATGTGAAGTGGGCAGAGCCTTCACCGCGCGGAGCACGCTTCTTTCGGCATGCGGCCGCGTGGGGACATCGGATATGATCCTGGAATGGAGACGCAAAAGTTGATGACACCACCGGACTTCAGCAGGGGGGTGCCGGAAGGCCATTCTCTTACTGGCATCGTGGATGGCATCGGCAGTTCTCCGTCTCTCCGCCGTGATCCAACTACGCGAGCCGGAAAAGGCCACGCGCACATGTCTTTTCCTCCCGTTACCGGCCATAGCTCCCTGACTGGCCGTATCCTTCCCGCATCTGTGATCCGGAGGCGTGATGCCCGGGTTCATCACCTCACGGTTCCGCATGTGCTTCGCGAGGAACGGAGAGGTCGGGCCCTGCTCCTTCTGCCCGGTCTCAGGCCCTGTTCCCTCGTGGCGTTTCTGCTAGGCGGCATCACCCCGCTGTTCGTGGGAGGGGGGGCAAGGGGGGGCAAAGGCTTCGCGGTGCCGGTTCCCGGAGGGCGCCTTTTCCGCGAGGCCGCGTTTCGCGAGGCGTTGCCGGCTAGATACTGCCCCGCGGGATATATTGCATGTCACACCGGGAAAGAGCGGGAGGCCGCATGATATCCCTTGCGCTTTCCTACCTGGTAGCCACGCTGGCTTTGTACGTGGCCTACTCGGTTTTCCGGCCCCGCCCGCGAAACCTGGTTCGCGTATCCTTCGCCATCGCCCTTTTCGCGTTCTCCCTGTGGCTCATCGTCGCCTATATCCATTACATGGTGCCCGAACCCGGCGATGTCCTTGTAACCTGGGAATACCGCGTGGTCTTCTTCGCGGAGAGCCTGGGGTCCGCGTTCCTTGCCCTCTTCGGGCTGGCCTTCCTGCGGGAGGGAAGGATCGGCCGACGCGCCCTGACCCTCTTTCTGGCCCTCACCCTTGCGCCATCCCTACTGAATTTCACGGGCCTGGTCATACGCCACGCCTCTTTCACCGGAGGATATTACATCCAGGAGGGTGGACCGCTGATCGCCTTCTCGATCGGCCTGTCCTCCTCCCTCGCCCTTTTCATGCTCGCCTGCGTGTTCATCAGGTGGCGCCGTTCGCGTGGACAGGAGAAGGCGAGGGCAGCCTACATCCTGGCGGGCTTCGGGGTTTACGTACCCCTGGTGGTGATCTTCATGGGTATCGTGCCCGCCTTGCTGGAGAAGGACTTCACCAGCGAATACGTCTTTCCCCTGGCCATCATCCCCTACGGCATGACCGCCTATGCCCTCCTCCGCCACCGCCTGCTGGACGTGCGCCTGGCGGTGCGCCGGGTTTTCTCCTACCTGCTCACCGTCTTCCTCTTCGGGGCGCCCTTCCTCCTCGTCTACCTCCTCTTCACCCGTTACCTCACCGACCGCCCCCGTGCCGTGGCCGCCCTATCCCTGGCCTCGCTGGCCGCCTGCGTGGCCCTCTCACCCATGGCCCTGCGCCTCTCCTCCCGCCTCTCCTCCCGCCTTTTCTTCCCCGGCCTCTACGACGAGGTTGAGCTCCTGCACGAGGCCATGGCGCTGGCCCGCTCCCGGGAGGACCTGCGGGAGGGGATACAAGAGGCACTGCTCCTCGTGGCGGAGAGGCTGATGCTGGAGGAGCTTTGGGTGGAGATCCCCGTGGCCTTTCCGTACGGAGGGGAGCGCTCCTCGCGCCGGGAGGCGGGCGGGGATTTCGGGCGGGAAGAGCGGGGAGCGGGTGGGAGACCCGCCGCGGAGGAGGACCCCGTGGGTCGCGCTCCCGGTGAGGAGCCTGCCGGGGAGGCGCTGCTCCTGGGCTGCCGCCGGGAAGAAGGGCTCCTCCTTCCCTTCATGGAACGGGGGAGGCGGTCCCCTCACTTCCCCCCGCCCTGCCCCCTTCTTGCGGGGGAGGAGGCGGAAGAGGATGGGGAATGCGCGAGGGCCCGCGAAGAGATGAGGGAGAAGGGCGCCCAGGCCGCCTTTGCCCTGCACGGCGTCGTTGGCTCCTGCGGCACACTCCTCGTGGGGGGAAAGGCAAGGGGTTTCCCGCTGGACCCCCTGGACGTGGATCTCCTGGAATCCCTGGCCCGCTCCCTGGGTCCCCTGGTGGAGAGCCACCTCCAGTCCCTGGAGCTCACCCTCCGCCTGGAGGAGGTGGAGAGGGCGAGGAGGGAACTCGAGGAATCGGACCGCTTCAAGACGGACATCATAAACATAACCTCCCACGAGTTCCGTACCCCCGTCACCGTCCTCTACGGCTTCACCACCACCCTCGGGAGGCGCATGGAGGAGATGGACCGGGAGGAGGTGCGCGAAGGCCTCGCCCACATCGAGGCCGCGGCGGTCAGGCTCAAGCAGGTCCTGGACAAGTTCCTGACCGTCTCCCTCCTGAGGAGCGGGAAGGAGAAGCCCGTCCCCGTTCCCTGCGGGGTTGCGGGATTCCTGGAGCGGGTCCTCTCCTCCCTTTCCGGGGAGGAGAGAAAGAGGCTCCGCGTGGAGGGAAGGGCGGAAGGGCTTTTCCTCGAGACGGATCCCCGGCTGCTCTCCCTCGTCCTCGCGAACCTCCTCGAGAACGCCTTCCGCTTCAGCGACGACTTCTCCCCCGTGACCCTGCGCGTGGCGGAGGAACAGGGGGCGGTGCTCCTCTCCGTGGAGGACCGCGGAGAGGGGATCGAGCCGGAAAAGCTGGAGTTCCTCTTCACGCCCTTCACCCGGCTCGGGGAAACGGACAAGCACGGTAAGGGGACGGGGCTGGGCCTCTACATCGTGCGCATGTGTGCTGACCTCCTGGGCTTCGATGTCCGGGTGGACTCCGCCCCCGGGAGGGGAAGCAGGTTCGCGGTGCTTGTGCCCGGGGGGCGCTTGCCCCATCCACGATGAAACCCCTGCTTTCCCGCATGTGGAACCCAAACACGGTTCGTGTAAAGGATAAGTGGGTTCGAGGAAAAACCTCCACAACGGGAGAGAAACCTCTTTGGGAGGGCGCGTCGTGAACCCGCGGGCACGGGG is part of the Actinomycetota bacterium genome and encodes:
- a CDS encoding NAD(P)/FAD-dependent oxidoreductase: MAKDYDVVIVGAGPAGIFAALELVKRDGMRVLMLEKGPDIEKRECPARVGKCRKCETCAITSGWGGAGAFSDGKLSLSPEVGGWLQEYVGTRMLRDLIERVDQLYLEFGAPERVYGEEGDKVEAWRRKAVLSNLILTPCPFRHMGTERCRDLLMAMHDFLRDKVEVRTESHVESVLVSGRKVAGVRLTTGEEVKAPFVVVAPGREGADWLVGEMGRLGVPVQNNQVDIGLRVEVPAPVLEPLTDDLYEPKLHYFSRRFEDRVRVFCMNPHGQVCVERYGDVLTVNGHSYAERRTENSNFALLVSTTFTEPFREPISYGKYIARLANLLGEGILVQRLGDLLAGRRSTARRIARSTVRPTLEDATPGDLSFALPYRYISDILEMLEALDSLCPGLNSRDTLLYGVEVKFYSSRPSLGKDLQSDINGLYAVGDGAGITRGLVQASASGIIAARSILGQGG